The Streptomyces sp. NBC_00435 nucleotide sequence TCCAGCGCGAGGAGCTTCGCCTCGTCCAGAAGGGTGCGCGCGGCGACGTAGGAGTGCGCCCTGCAGTAGACGATCACACCGGCGTTGAAACACTCGCCGCGCTCCATCCGGGGCACCACACGCACCAGCGCGTATTCGAACACGTCCCGCTTGGTCACTCGTTGCCGCTCTTCGTCTTCCGGGGCCGGGGGTCGAGGCGGTCGGCGAGCCAGCCGGGCGGACCCGACCGGACCTTCACCTCGGCCTCCATCGTGATCCTCTCGTGGATCGTGGCGGCGCGCGGCAGCAGGGCCTCCACATAGGCGCGCCGCAGCGCGTCGGTGGAGTCGAAGCCGGGCTCGTCGACCAGCCACTCGTCGGGCACGTCGGCCGCGACCTCGGTCAGCAGCTCCCGTGTCACGAGCGGCGCGAGCTCGGCGGCCGCGGCGGCGATGTCCGGGCCTGCCGGGGCCAGCACGTGGTCGGAGGCGTTGTACGGCTTGGCGGCGGCGCTCTGCGCGGTGGGCCAGTTGTGGTGCCAGATCATCGTGGCGCCGTGGTCGATGAGCCAGACGTCCCCGTGCCAGACCAGCATGTTCGGATTGCGCCAGGACCGGTCGACGTTGTTGATCAGGGCGTCGAACCAGACCACGCGGCCCGCCTCCACGGGGTCCACCTGGTACGCGAGCGGGTCGAAGCCGATCGAGCCGGGCAGGTAGTCCATCCCGAGGTTCAGCCCGCCGCTGGCCTTGAGCAGCTCCTGGACCTCCTGGTCGGGCTCGCCGAGCCCGATGACCGGGTCGAGCTGCATCTGCACCAGCCGCGGGACGCGCAGCCCCAGCCGTTGGGCGAGGCGGCCGCAGATGACTTCGGCGACCAGGGTCTTGCGGCCCTGGCCGGCTCCGGTGAATTTCATGACGTAGGTGCCAAGATCGTCGGCCTCGACGATCCCCGGCAGCGAGCCGCCCTCACGCAAGGGCGTGACGTAACGGGTCGCGATCACTTCGGACAGCATCCGCCCAGGTTACGGGGGTCAGTGCGCGGGAGC carries:
- a CDS encoding HipA family kinase — translated: MLSEVIATRYVTPLREGGSLPGIVEADDLGTYVMKFTGAGQGRKTLVAEVICGRLAQRLGLRVPRLVQMQLDPVIGLGEPDQEVQELLKASGGLNLGMDYLPGSIGFDPLAYQVDPVEAGRVVWFDALINNVDRSWRNPNMLVWHGDVWLIDHGATMIWHHNWPTAQSAAAKPYNASDHVLAPAGPDIAAAAAELAPLVTRELLTEVAADVPDEWLVDEPGFDSTDALRRAYVEALLPRAATIHERITMEAEVKVRSGPPGWLADRLDPRPRKTKSGNE